In the genome of Borrelia hispanica CRI, the window TCATAAACTTAAGTCCAAGTTGACTTTTGGCTATACTAAATTGACTCTTAAGTTCACGTGCTTTAGCATTTGTCTCGAGTACTCGATCTAATATACTATTAAGAGTAGTTTTACAAATAGTTACTTTACTTTCACTAAAAAATTCCTTTGGATTATCTTTGATATTTTCCCATTTTTGTCTCATTTTACTTACATTAGCTCGTGAAACACCAAGTTCTTTCGCTATTTCAGTATCATTTAATCGACCTTCATCAAAATACATGGCATAATCTTCATATGCCCTCTTTACTTTATTCATATCTCTTCAACCTTATAATTTAACAAAAATTAATTTTAGTTAACATAAACTTTATAACAAAACATTAAACTTTCAAAAATAAATAAACAATTACAAAAATACCTATACAAGAAAAATAATAAATTTGAACTACCCTTAGAAACAAGGAGAGTATTATGATTAAATATACAAATTATTTGATATTTTGTAGTCTATTACTACTTTGCTGTTGCAAAGAAATAACAAAATCTACAAGACCCTCAAAAGATCTAACTAAAAAAAAGCCAGAAACTACAACAACACAAAAAACAGCTGAAGAAACATTAAGAAAAAATTTAACTGAAGAAGAGCAAGTAAACTTAGATTTCTTAAAAGAAAGTTTAAACAATAAAGAAAAGTTTAATAAGTTTTTATTATTTGCTCAACCTAAGATTAAAGAAGCTTTGGCTCACATAAAGACTCAACTTGAACGTTGCAAAAACAATAACGATGGTAAAGAAGGATTTAAAAATGCGGTACAAGCCTACTTTACTACAATGGATGACAATGAACTAGCTAATTTTAAAGATAGTGTGACGAGTACTTGTTAACGAAAGTTAAAAAATATTCAAAAAAACCTATTACATTGAAAAATATTGTAAAATGTCAAAAACATAATTCACATAATTTCATTTATTAAATTAGCAATTTAAAAAAAGTAAATAAAACTTTATGACAAACTAACAATTTTTATAAAATCAACAATCATATTATACAAATAATTATGAAATAGGAGAATAAAGATAAAATTAAAAGCAAATCTTTTTTAAAAATCCCTATACAAACCAAAATAACTAATAGTATACTTAAAAACAAGGAGAATATTATATGTATAAATATTTAAAACACATACTAATTTATAGTCTAATACTAGTCTATTCTTGTACAGATAAACTAAAAGTACACGAAAGAATAAGTTTAACACCAGCTAAACAAATACCAACTAAACAAACACCAACTAAACAAACACCACAAACGGAAGAAAATAAGAGTTTCAATACCATTATTCATGGATTTAACAAACATACAGAAGAAGAAAGAGAAAAAACCAACAAACATGACAGTGGTAAAACACAAGTAGCAAATATTGACTACTATAGAAACAGAATAACCAACTATAATACATTTATTTCTTGGATTAAAGATAAGCCAGAAAAGAAGAAAGAACTAGATAAAGCTTGGACTGAAGCTTATAATTGGCTAGAGAAAAGAAGAGCAGAAAATGCACCTGAAAAAACTTTAAATGAATATATAAGCGATGCCATTGATTGTGGCAACAATCTTT includes:
- a CDS encoding DUF603 domain-containing protein, giving the protein MNKVKRAYEDYAMYFDEGRLNDTEIAKELGVSRANVSKMRQKWENIKDNPKEFFSESKVTICKTTLNSILDRVLETNAKARELKSQFSIAKSQLGLKFM
- a CDS encoding Mlp family lipoprotein — encoded protein: MIKYTNYLIFCSLLLLCCCKEITKSTRPSKDLTKKKPETTTTQKTAEETLRKNLTEEEQVNLDFLKESLNNKEKFNKFLLFAQPKIKEALAHIKTQLERCKNNNDGKEGFKNAVQAYFTTMDDNELANFKDSVTSTC
- a CDS encoding Mlp family lipoprotein, whose translation is MYKYLKHILIYSLILVYSCTDKLKVHERISLTPAKQIPTKQTPTKQTPQTEENKSFNTIIHGFNKHTEEEREKTNKHDSGKTQVANIDYYRNRITNYNTFISWIKDKPEKKKELDKAWTEAYNWLEKRRAENAPEKTLNEYISDAIDCGNNLSCQDTKKQYGTKENQIVPFFELILRHIFISYSDPEKIFIQLHTINISRIKDDF